DNA from Cheilinus undulatus linkage group 20, ASM1832078v1, whole genome shotgun sequence:
gtttttggcacttttccattttgttgcccactttttgccccttttgcagcttttttgcaatttttttgcccattttactgTTCTTTCCCATTTCgccactattttgccatttctttcccacttttttccccgcgtttaactcatttaaatataaagtcaTCCACGGAACagatattttagcattatttatttatatatttatctatTCAGAGCTCTTTATGGAATACtctgagcttttttttaaacatttttctgtctgcTAAATTATAACAGGGCCACTGTATTCATTAGGCGTGAACAGAGGATGTtaagaagttttatttttccatttagaCCCGACCCACCAGCGAGCCAATGGGAACGTGAAGTATTTTGAGTATCAGGTGAGTAAACTGACGATGGAGGAGAAGAGCGGGCTAAAAGGGGAGAAGAGGAAAGGTCGATCAGAGGGTAACCAGGATAGGGATAAATATGAGGCGCTGTGCCGTGGCGAGGGGACCCTGATGGTGAGTAGAGAGCTCAGAAACGTCACATTTTCCTGGATACAGTCATGGTCAGCGTCTTTATCTTTCTGTCAGACTCCTCAAAGGCAGAGCCGCCTTTTCTGCCGTTACTTCCACAACCACCATCCGAGGTACATCATTGGTCCGGTGAAGGTTGAGGACGAGTGGGACAGCCCCCGCATCGTCAGATACCACGACATCGTGTCcgacagagagatggagaaggTCAAAGAGCTCGCCAAACCAAGAGTGAgtcaacatgagaaacagaTTCTGTGAAAGAAGCTGCAAACATTAGCAACCTCAGATACGTAGCTCACACCTCTCCGAAAGCTTTTAGGAGTGGACGATGTCTCTTTGACTGCAGAAACTCAACTGCCAACTAGtaacccctctctctctctctctctctctgttatcTGATTGGTTAACTAGCTCAGACGTGCCACAGTTAGTGACCCCATTACAGGCGAAACTACTACAGCACATTACCGAGTCTCCAAGAGGTAAGAGCTGGGCTCCAGCATCACACAGTCGCCTCACCTGGACTCAACCAGGGGCTTCTAAAGACCAGACCACATTCAAAGGTGTCCAGGCCGTTAAAGGCAGTCTGTCACGGATGTGGGCCCTCCTGGGTTCAAAGACTGATAATAAAAGCCGATCATCATTAAATCCTGAGTAATTACCCGGcgtataaatgtataaatactCACTTCTCCACTCTCAGCGCCTGGCTCGGATCGCTTGAACACCCGGTGGTGGACCAGATCAACCAACGGATCCAAGACCTCACCGGGCTGGACGTCAGCACGGCAGAGGCCCTACAGGTAAACAACACACCTTTATGCTGATATAACTATGTattcatccagccatccatccattcatccatccatcatccatccatgatccatcatccatccattatccatccatgcattatccatctatccatccttctatcatccatccatgcatccatccatctatccattatccatccatccatccatccatcatccatccattatccatccatccattatccatccatctatcatccatcaatccatccatgcatccatcatccatccattatccatccatccattatccatctatccatccttctatcatccatctatccattatccatctatccatccatccatccatccatcatccacccatctaacatccatccatccatcatccatctaccatcaatccatccattatccatccatccattcatccatccagtAGTGTTAACTGGTACCAGTGTATAGATTCTCTCTGAATGGAAGCACACATTCATTCCTGCTTCTAACAGTGAATCTAATGATCAGAGGCATCAGCCTGCTGTGAATCACTGCTGCTTTCTTGTGTGTTACTGTGGATGTTTAGCTGTATCAGGAGGACTGACCTGAACTTTAAACATTATTTCTGTTGTGTCTCCAGGTGGCCAATTACGGAGTAGGAGGGCAGTACGAGCCTCACTACGACTTTGGACGGGTGAATAAAACCCCCAAACCAACCACACAAGATGTCTGAAACACAGCTCACACCGTACATTCATCtgatttgatgcatttttatcagattatgttttgttcttttcagAAAGACGAGCCAGAGGCTTTTGTGCAGTTGGGGACAGGAAACAGAATCGCCACCTGGCTGCTTTATGTCCGTAAACATCTGCTctgattcttcttctttttttaagcctgatgaacatttttaacaccaGTTTCCTTTCCATGCTCCAGATGAGTGATGTGTCAGCAGGGGGCGCCACAGTCTTCACTGATGCCAGATTTGCTATTTGGCCCAAAAAGGTGCAAATTTCTCCAATGTTTCCAGTGGCTGCTGATTATTTAGAATTATGaattgatataaaataaatcatctgtGTTTAATTCAATAGTCAGAATGAACCAAGACTCAAagatctttgttttatttcagctaaTGTTCCCTGGGAGGATTGTTGAGAGCACATTTAACTGCTCTCCAAAGATGGGGTTCTTTTTAACTGATTTCCATGTAGaaacaaattccaaaaaagttgggatgctgtgtaaaatgtaaatgaaaacagaaatcattGATTGTCAACTCGcaaaagaaaacatatttattcacaatggaacataaacaacatgtcagatgttaaactgagacattttaccatttcatgataAGATTAGctctttttgaatttaatggcagcaacacatctcaaaaaaagtagggacaggacaacagaaggctagaaaagtaagtggtaatactgaaaaacagtttgaggagcattttgcagctaatgAGGTTAACTATCAACTTTTCAttgacatgactgggtataaaaggagcatttgagagaggcagagtctgtcATAAGTAAAGATGTgcagaggttcaccagtctGTGAAGAACTGagtttaaaaattataaaacataaCTCATCAGGTCTCCTCACtgcccagacgtttacagactgttgttaaaagaagaggtgaTGCCACACGATGGTAGACATGacactgtccctacttttttgagatgtgttgctgccatcaaattcaaaacgagctaatattttcctaaaatggtaaaatatctcagtttaacatctgatatgttgctaatgttttattgtgattcAAAAATGGGTTTGTGAAATTTGGAAATCATTGACTTCTGGTTTTATTCACAATTTATTTAGCgacccagcttttttgaaattggCTTTAAGTGAAGTGTtcaatatgttttattttcagggaaCGGCGGTGTTCTGGTACAATCTCTACCCCAGTGGAGACGGAGACTTCAGCACCAAGCATGCTGCCTGTCCAGTTCTTGTTGGTAACAAGTGGGGTGAGTTTTATAGATATATGTGTATATTACGGCTGTCAACGCGTTaatgcggattaatccatcatcatgattaatctgtttaaaaattttaacacaattaacccatctagttttcttttcaccgaagcacttccagcttaaaataccacattaatgTGAATTTGTAACTGAATAGTCCTGGCATGTATACAGTGttcccttctttcttgagtctgtttgcttatgcaaaatgaaacgtggttaatatagattaaaaatgaatgatatttaatcatgattaatcgaaattaatccacagcaaccctgtgattagtctgattaaaaattttaatcgtttgacagcactaatatgTATAtctacagagcttaacaaatgtattagaccagctgtcatctctgtctcagagaccatccagcatcatgaagtgctttaatgcggactctttcattttcagtcagctttccaccttttaccattttaaacaggaatgaggaatttcaaactgaattcacccaaatctgagccggctcactgggcttctctgagaagtcagaaatgaatcaagcagaacattcaagcactaaaactcatttttctgttcaggaatgacagtaaataactataatttgacatattaatcagaaatattaatgtgctttactattttttcagttttgttgtaaatcagtaaatttgaaagttcatggataacaataataattctattttagcattaaaaatatcatttgggttaaagagcttctacatattggtgtattaaccattgcagaaacatcaaaatgattttggtaattaccaatgctgttaatttagggcagctgtggcagaaacctgactttgggtggtggtctaataaatttgttatgcACTGTATGAAACagggtttttttatttattctatgaACCGATCCTCACTTCGACTTTTCGTCTTTTCTGCAGTCGCCAATAAATGGTTGCATGAACGAGGGCAGGAGTTCAGGAGACGCTGTGGCCTCAAGGAGACAGACTGATAGATGCTCCTCCTgcatcttcctcctcatcctcctcctcctcagcagACCATCTCCACTGAAGCTGCTGTAATGTGATAAGACTCCTTGTTTTAATCTGAGGAGTGACTGTGTGTTAAAACGCCTGGCTGTGTTTGACTGATACCTCGTTTTAAGGGCGTTAATCCAAACCAAGTTGCCTCTATTTATTTGAATGATCACACTGGAGACACATCAGGAGTGTCTGAgttcaaacaataaaaatatttctgcagctctgattgGACATTTTAGACTGTGAAccaaataaacactgaaatatttctaCATCTGCTTTCAGAGCTTTTTACTTCACTCTGTAACTTCTGTCTGGAATGACGAACTCTTCTGACCTGATGATCTGCACTCTTTAAAAGTTAGACTCATCCTTCAGCAGACGTAGTTTTAGTTCCTTTGAATTAGAGAGAGAGCGTATTTAACCTGTTTATATTCATGTAATCCTTTAGTAAAAGTACGTATGTACTCATGACGAACCAAAATCCTTTTTCTCACAcagaacaaattaaaaaatcctgtttttttctttagttcatCTTTTAACTAATGCAGACCTGTCAGAGAGCCTTTATATGTCAGAATGTCGACATTTTGACCACTAATATCCaagttttacagctttttaaacccttttaaccatttttacacccattctttccacttttaaccatgtttgctgctctctcctcttttagcaaattttttgcttctttttaactagctttcaccatttttaccacccatttttgccacttttttccttttcagcctctttttacctattttttttttggccacttcaaACCAAATTAGGCCACTTCCTAACCACTTGGCTGTgtatttcaccattttaaacCATGCTTGCCGCTGATAACCAATACTTAACAATTTCTTACCCTTTTTATGtccattcttgccattttttccaatttttaccacttttacctgtttgccacttttaaccaatttttgccactttaactatTTTCTACAACTTttaccaccaatttttgccacttttttcctttcttaatccattttcttgcacttttccttttttgcctctttttaccttttttttgcgATTGTTACCCATATTtggtcactttctaaccacaTGGCCAAgtatttcagcattttaaccaccttttttgccattttcttccCTTCCTTAGCCATGTCTGCTGCTTtatccatgttttgttttggttttttttaacctttttttgtcactctttaaccaaaattGGTCACTCTTAAACTACTTTTCACCAGGtatttccacaactttttgccattttttaaacccattctaaccacttttagccaatctctcctcttttaaccattttttgcctctttttaactattttttaccattttcactgcacatttttccacttttttcctttcttgccTGTTTCatctacttttttgccacttaaagccAAATTAGGCCACTTTCTAACCACGAGGCTGTGCATTAAACCATGTTCTCCACTGATAACTAACTTTTATCAATTTCTAACCATTTTTCACGCCCATTCTTGCCatatttaacctatttttgccacttttactagtttccaccatttttactacccattttgccactttctgccttttttggcccatatttgctgcttaaTCTCTTTCTTGTCTCCACCGGCCcattgttttgctattttgagccattttttgctactgttaACCCGTGTTTGCTACTGATAACCAATTTTTAGCCAtttcaaaccacttttcacaacttttttatATCCATTCTTACCACCTTTAGCCAATTATTTTGGCTTCagcattttttaccacttttttac
Protein-coding regions in this window:
- the LOC121528312 gene encoding prolyl 4-hydroxylase subunit alpha-1-like — encoded protein: MAFCCLFISALLFALSSAQYEFFTSISQMNDLLLSEKALVAALKEYIRAEDNKLQRIKKWANQLDNITAAATQDPEGFLGHPVNAYKLIRRLNTEWAEIENLVLTEYSEAFRINLTVQRQYFPNDEDQVGAARALMRLQDVYQLDTNTIAAGKLPGSSHDSILCSIMTVDDCFDLGKVAYWDGDYYHTELWMEQALKQLDKGENSTTVDAITILDYLSYSVYQLGALRKALKYTKRLLKLDPTHQRANGNVKYFEYQVSKLTMEEKSGLKGEKRKGRSEGNQDRDKYEALCRGEGTLMTPQRQSRLFCRYFHNHHPRYIIGPVKVEDEWDSPRIVRYHDIVSDREMEKVKELAKPRLRRATVSDPITGETTTAHYRVSKSAWLGSLEHPVVDQINQRIQDLTGLDVSTAEALQVANYGVGGQYEPHYDFGRKDEPEAFVQLGTGNRIATWLLYMSDVSAGGATVFTDARFAIWPKKGTAVFWYNLYPSGDGDFSTKHAACPVLVGNKWVANKWLHERGQEFRRRCGLKETD